One window from the genome of Drosophila albomicans strain 15112-1751.03 chromosome 2L, ASM965048v2, whole genome shotgun sequence encodes:
- the LOC117564884 gene encoding fez family zinc finger protein erm isoform X2: MQPCSPSGVIAMMPPSKSPIMETAASDSNQTNSTGSNQADTKRSCPLKFSIAKIMEPDNKQSSTTTTMHTQLQQQQQPQQLHMEPGDEQPSGVEHYADSERSCSPIEVTGDDEEPAAVNYDSAFKKYVPGSSLISAASSAAPASVAASASASAVQQFVNTRHQELLSQYPLLYYAPNQLMCAAAAAQYAALTAQQQTLASAAHLSSFTASLNATLHHSQSLRRNLGHPLAAAAAAAAVAQSQQQQHPTPALQQSLEKSPARSVQAQAAAQQASLKRKRSPQAELRTPPLPVLPLPSSSVSSSHPRSRSRSPSPHGSLDDSSPGSANGGKPKTFSCLECGKVFNAHYNLTRHMPVHTGARPFVCKVCGKGFRQASTLCRHKIIHTSEKPHKCQTCGKAFNRSSTLNTHARIHAGYKPFVCEYCGKGFHQKGNYKNHKLTHSGEKAYKCNICNKAFHQIYNLTFHMHTHNDKKPYTCRVCAKGFCRNFDLKKHMRKLHEIGGDGLDDDLPPAYERRREYTRREPLSSFSQASQLTPDSSSGSMSPPINVTTPPLSSGETSNPAWSRTPYQESATTAPAGHFHHHLQVPPAALHGDYPGSSPFLQLPHPAQHHQQPPHSVQQQQQQQRLSAAALENVPFIAKVF, from the coding sequence ATGCAACCGTGTAGTCCATCGGGTGTAATTGCAATGATGCCGCCATCGAAGAGTCCCATCATGGAAACCGCCGCCAGCGACAGCAATCAAACCAACAGCACGGGCAGCAATCAAGCTGACACCAAGCGCTCCTGCCCCCTGAAGTTCTCCATTGCCAAGATCATGGAGCCGGACAACAAACAATCctcgacgacaacaacgatgcATACGcaactccagcagcagcagcagccacagcaattgCATATGGAACCAGGGGATGAGCAGCCAAGCGGCGTGGAGCATTATGCGGACTCCGAGCGCTCCTGCAGCCCCATTGAGGTGACTGGCGATGATGAGGAGCCAGCTGCTGTTAACTACGATTCGGCATTCAAGAAATACGTGCCCGGCTCCAGCTTGATTAGCGCCGCCTCCTCTGCTGCACCCGCCTCCGTTGCTGCCTCAGCTTCCGCCTCCGCGGTGCAGCAATTTGTGAACACACGTCACCAGGAGTTGCTCTCGCAGTATCCGCTGCTCTACTATGCGCCCAATCAGCTGATGtgtgccgctgctgccgcacAATATGCCGCACTCACAGCCCAGCAGCAAACGCTGGCAAGTGCTGCACATTTGAGCAGCTTCACCGCCTCGTTGAATGCCACGTTGCATCACTCGCAATCATTGCGCCGCAACTTGGGGCATCCGCtggccgctgctgctgctgccgcagctGTTGCACAgtcccagcagcaacagcacccaACTCCAGCGCTGCAACAGAGTCTGGAGAAGTCGCCAGCGCGCTCTGTGCAAGCTCAAGCTGCCGCCCAGCAGGCGAGTCTCAAGCGCAAGCGTTCGCCACAAGCGGAGCTACGCACTCCACCGTTGCCAGTGTTGCCACTGCCCTCCTCCTCCGTCTCCTCCTCACATCCACGATCCCGATCGCGCTCCCCGTCACCACATGGCTCGCTGGATGACAGCAGTCCTGGTTCAGCGAATGGCGGCAAACCGAAGACATTCTCGTGCTTGGAGTGCGGCAAGGTTTTCAATGCGCACTACAATCTCACCAGGCACATGCCCGTGCACACTGGCGCCCGGCCGTTTGTGTGCAAGGTGTGCGGCAAGGGTTTCCGCCAGGCATCGACGCTCTGCCGGCACAAGATCATCCACACGTCGGAGAAGCCGCACAAATGCCAGACGTGTGGCAAGGCGTTCAATCGCAGCTCCACGCTCAATACGCACGCCCGGATTCATGCGGGTTACAAGCCGTTTGTGTGTGAATATTGTGGAAAGGGGTTCCATCAGAAGGGCAACTACAAGAATCACAAGCTGACGCACAGTGGCGAGAAGGCGTACAAGTGCAACATCTGCAACAAGGCCTTCCATCAGATCTACAATCTCACCTTCCACATGCACACGCACAACGACAAAAAGCCGTACACTTGCCGCGTGTGTGCCAAGGGCTTCTGTCGCAACTTTGATCTGAAGAAGCACATGCGCAAGCTGCACGAGATTGGAGGCGATGGTCTCGACGATGATCTGCCGCCGGCCTACGAACGTCGCCGGGAGTACACCAGACGCGAACCACTCTCCAGCTTCAGCCAGGCGAGTCAATTGACGCCGGACAGCTCCTCGGGCAGCATGTCGCCGCCAATCAATGTGACAACTCCGCCACTGTCGAGTGGCGAGACCAGCAATCCAGCCTGGTCACGTACGCCGTATCAGGAGTCAGCTACTACAGCGCCCGCTGGGCATTTCCATCATCATCTGCAAGTGCCGCCGGCGGCACTGCATGGCGACTATCCGGGCAGCTCTCCATTCCTGCAGCTGCCACATCCTGcccagcatcatcagcagccaCCGCATTCcgtgcagcaacagcagcagcagcaacgcctTTCGGCTGCAGCGTTGGAGAATGTGCCATTCATTGCGAAAGTGTTTTGA
- the LOC117564884 gene encoding fez family zinc finger protein erm isoform X1: MVYFSPRGMQPCSPSGVIAMMPPSKSPIMETAASDSNQTNSTGSNQADTKRSCPLKFSIAKIMEPDNKQSSTTTTMHTQLQQQQQPQQLHMEPGDEQPSGVEHYADSERSCSPIEVTGDDEEPAAVNYDSAFKKYVPGSSLISAASSAAPASVAASASASAVQQFVNTRHQELLSQYPLLYYAPNQLMCAAAAAQYAALTAQQQTLASAAHLSSFTASLNATLHHSQSLRRNLGHPLAAAAAAAAVAQSQQQQHPTPALQQSLEKSPARSVQAQAAAQQASLKRKRSPQAELRTPPLPVLPLPSSSVSSSHPRSRSRSPSPHGSLDDSSPGSANGGKPKTFSCLECGKVFNAHYNLTRHMPVHTGARPFVCKVCGKGFRQASTLCRHKIIHTSEKPHKCQTCGKAFNRSSTLNTHARIHAGYKPFVCEYCGKGFHQKGNYKNHKLTHSGEKAYKCNICNKAFHQIYNLTFHMHTHNDKKPYTCRVCAKGFCRNFDLKKHMRKLHEIGGDGLDDDLPPAYERRREYTRREPLSSFSQASQLTPDSSSGSMSPPINVTTPPLSSGETSNPAWSRTPYQESATTAPAGHFHHHLQVPPAALHGDYPGSSPFLQLPHPAQHHQQPPHSVQQQQQQQRLSAAALENVPFIAKVF, from the exons ATGGTTTACTTT AGTCCGCGTGGCATGCAACCGTGTAGTCCATCGGGTGTAATTGCAATGATGCCGCCATCGAAGAGTCCCATCATGGAAACCGCCGCCAGCGACAGCAATCAAACCAACAGCACGGGCAGCAATCAAGCTGACACCAAGCGCTCCTGCCCCCTGAAGTTCTCCATTGCCAAGATCATGGAGCCGGACAACAAACAATCctcgacgacaacaacgatgcATACGcaactccagcagcagcagcagccacagcaattgCATATGGAACCAGGGGATGAGCAGCCAAGCGGCGTGGAGCATTATGCGGACTCCGAGCGCTCCTGCAGCCCCATTGAGGTGACTGGCGATGATGAGGAGCCAGCTGCTGTTAACTACGATTCGGCATTCAAGAAATACGTGCCCGGCTCCAGCTTGATTAGCGCCGCCTCCTCTGCTGCACCCGCCTCCGTTGCTGCCTCAGCTTCCGCCTCCGCGGTGCAGCAATTTGTGAACACACGTCACCAGGAGTTGCTCTCGCAGTATCCGCTGCTCTACTATGCGCCCAATCAGCTGATGtgtgccgctgctgccgcacAATATGCCGCACTCACAGCCCAGCAGCAAACGCTGGCAAGTGCTGCACATTTGAGCAGCTTCACCGCCTCGTTGAATGCCACGTTGCATCACTCGCAATCATTGCGCCGCAACTTGGGGCATCCGCtggccgctgctgctgctgccgcagctGTTGCACAgtcccagcagcaacagcacccaACTCCAGCGCTGCAACAGAGTCTGGAGAAGTCGCCAGCGCGCTCTGTGCAAGCTCAAGCTGCCGCCCAGCAGGCGAGTCTCAAGCGCAAGCGTTCGCCACAAGCGGAGCTACGCACTCCACCGTTGCCAGTGTTGCCACTGCCCTCCTCCTCCGTCTCCTCCTCACATCCACGATCCCGATCGCGCTCCCCGTCACCACATGGCTCGCTGGATGACAGCAGTCCTGGTTCAGCGAATGGCGGCAAACCGAAGACATTCTCGTGCTTGGAGTGCGGCAAGGTTTTCAATGCGCACTACAATCTCACCAGGCACATGCCCGTGCACACTGGCGCCCGGCCGTTTGTGTGCAAGGTGTGCGGCAAGGGTTTCCGCCAGGCATCGACGCTCTGCCGGCACAAGATCATCCACACGTCGGAGAAGCCGCACAAATGCCAGACGTGTGGCAAGGCGTTCAATCGCAGCTCCACGCTCAATACGCACGCCCGGATTCATGCGGGTTACAAGCCGTTTGTGTGTGAATATTGTGGAAAGGGGTTCCATCAGAAGGGCAACTACAAGAATCACAAGCTGACGCACAGTGGCGAGAAGGCGTACAAGTGCAACATCTGCAACAAGGCCTTCCATCAGATCTACAATCTCACCTTCCACATGCACACGCACAACGACAAAAAGCCGTACACTTGCCGCGTGTGTGCCAAGGGCTTCTGTCGCAACTTTGATCTGAAGAAGCACATGCGCAAGCTGCACGAGATTGGAGGCGATGGTCTCGACGATGATCTGCCGCCGGCCTACGAACGTCGCCGGGAGTACACCAGACGCGAACCACTCTCCAGCTTCAGCCAGGCGAGTCAATTGACGCCGGACAGCTCCTCGGGCAGCATGTCGCCGCCAATCAATGTGACAACTCCGCCACTGTCGAGTGGCGAGACCAGCAATCCAGCCTGGTCACGTACGCCGTATCAGGAGTCAGCTACTACAGCGCCCGCTGGGCATTTCCATCATCATCTGCAAGTGCCGCCGGCGGCACTGCATGGCGACTATCCGGGCAGCTCTCCATTCCTGCAGCTGCCACATCCTGcccagcatcatcagcagccaCCGCATTCcgtgcagcaacagcagcagcagcaacgcctTTCGGCTGCAGCGTTGGAGAATGTGCCATTCATTGCGAAAGTGTTTTGA